Proteins found in one Megachile rotundata isolate GNS110a chromosome 14, iyMegRotu1, whole genome shotgun sequence genomic segment:
- the LOC100883301 gene encoding guanine nucleotide exchange factor for Rab-3A, whose protein sequence is MEERKLTKSCDTVARLNENEHKLLENRNHCVKPLPIIFNEENGEDLTNDHDYVDDSTGINHCNNSSKALLCLKDSENSQEKDVPCLVKKVNQPPSPTTLQWGRAIAEVKEHAVAKLQDELKRAHEELKLKDEEVTRLSRIKQDVEAELEELTASLFQEAHNMVREANVRQATAERLLEESRMKAEVLAAEVAALKTLVLTSTPAKPNFHLHPQIDTKSRSNSEDGQQGLFTRKHRRSPSHFNLKYGRENSPPDSPLKEQRPSLPSDRETLERDWKKDSDKEKDKECKDFGLEVDPRIHTEFLKWKANPCVDKGDPFVDRVFKEDIDLCLDFPNKELGTKVRQAVLDGIIFIEAISDKTKFTFPKKCVLLEAPRQCYYRMRLGDQENQWYSISQICRNRIIAVCDFLNYLRYIERGLVKSSVHDVYWEITRLRKEMAFARLGLALSS, encoded by the exons ATGGAAGAAAGAAAACTTACAAAATCCTGTGACACTGTGGCAAGGTTGaatgaaaatgaacataaaCTGCTTGAAAACCGGAATCATTGTGTTAAACCATTACCTATTATATTTAACGAAGAAAATGGTGAAGATTTAACAAACGATCACGATTATGTTGATGATTCAACAGGGATTAATCATTGCAATAACTCCTCAAAAGCATTATTATGTTTAAAGGACTCAGAA AATTCTCAAGAAAAGGATGTACCATGTTTGGTGAAAAAAGTTAATCAACCACCTTCACCTACTACTCTACAATGGGGTAGGGCTATAGCTGAAGTAAAGGAACATGCAGTAGCAAAATTACAAGATGAACTTAAAAGAGCACACGAAgagttaaaattgaaagatgaaGAAGTTACAAGGCTTTCAAGAATTAAACAAGATGTTGAAGCTGAATTAGAGGAACTCACTGCCAGTCTCTTTCAA GAGgcacataatatggttagagaAGCAAATGTACGTCAGGCTACAGCAGAGCGCTTATTAGAGGAAAGTCGTATGAAAGCCGAGGTTTTAGCTGCCGAAGTAGCAGCATTGAAAACGTTAGTTTTAACTTCAACACCGGCGAAAccaaattttcatttacatcCGCAAATCGATACGAAAAGTCGTTCAAATAGCGAAGATGGTCAACAGGGTCTTTTTACGCGAAAACACAGAAG atCACCATCGCATTTCAACTTAAAATACGGTCGAGAGAACTCTCCACCGGATTCCCCGCTAAAAGAACAAAGACCGTCTTTACCATCCGATCGAGAGACTCTAGAGAGAGATTGGAAAAAAGATTCGGACAAAGAAAAGGACAAAGAGTGTAAAGATTTTGGCCTCGAAGTTGATCCTAGAATACATACAGAATTTCTTAAATGGAAAGCTAATCCATGTGTAGATAAAGGTGATCCTTTTGTTGATAGAGTATTTAAAGAAGACATCGATCTTTGCCTTGATTTCCCTAATAAAGAATTAGGAACAAAAGTTAGGCAAGCTGTTCTCGATGGTATCATCTTTATCGAAGCGATAAGCGACAAGACTAAATTTACATTTCCAAA AAAGTGTGTGTTACTGGAAGCACCGCGTCAATGTTACTATCGAATGAGGCTCGGGGATCAAGAAAATCAGTGGTACAGCATATCACAAATTTGTCGAAATCGA ATAATAGCAGTCTGCGATTTTTTGAATTACCTACGTTATATCGAACGTGGCCTTGTTAAAAGTTCAG TTCACGATGTTTATTGGGAAATTACACGATTACGGAAGGAAATGGCGTTTGCTCGTTTGGGTCTAGCACTATCGTCTTAA
- the LOC100883525 gene encoding juvenile hormone epoxide hydrolase 1 isoform X1, protein MWKSVVFITLSAVGIGIFLNYPDELPVPTLPETNWGPKKNVKDSTEIRPFKIDVPASVIGDLKYRLEHRRPYVEPLEDVAWTYGISTKYLNTVLDYWKNKYNWTERQALLNKYPQFKTIIQGLDIHFYHVRPTNLPKDKNLKVLPLLLLHGWPGSVVEFQKIIPMLTKPWPKHDFVFELVIPSLPGYGFSEGAVRPGMATAQMAVIFKNLMHRLGFDKFYVQGGDWGALVTSNMAALYPEKVIGLHTNMCAALTPKAMFWTFIGSYFPSLVGGSENYELFYPLSKVLLSMIEESGYFHIQATKPDTVGVGLTSSPDGLAAYIFEKFSTWTNKEYKHRNDGGLLEKYTLDELLDNVMLYWVTSSITTSVRLYSENFSAAYQALKIERLPVKVPTACAIFPNELLATPKSLLADRFPNLIQYNILKSGGHFAAFEEPKLLAEDIFSFVKKLTESTGKSS, encoded by the exons ATGTGGAAATCTGTAGTGTTCATAACGCTCAGCGCTGTTGGAATAGGCATTTTCTTAAA CTACCCGGATGAACTTCCAGTACCAACCTTACCAGAAACAAATTGGGGCCCGAAGAAGAATGTGAAAGATTCTACCGAAATTCGACCCTTTAAAATCGATGTACCCGCATCG GTCATCGGGGATCTAAAATATCGACTTGAACATAGAAGACCGTACGTTGAACCGTTAGAAGATGTAGCTTGGACTTACGGAATTTCCACGAAATATCTGAACACGGTACTTGATTACTGGAAAAACAAATATAACTGGACCGAGAGACAAGCATTGTTGAATAAGTATCCTCAGTTCAAAACAATTATCCAAG GTTTGGATATACACTTTTACCATGTTCGACCAACAAACCTTCCAAAggataaaaacttgaaagttttacCCTTATTGTTACTGCATGGATGGCCTGGATCTGTCgtcgaatttcaaaaaattataccTATGCTGACAAAACCATGGCCTAAACATGACTTTGTGTTCGAACTCGTTATACCGTCTCTACCTGGTTATGGATTCTCAGAAGGAGCTGTTCGACCAGGAATGGCCACTGCTCAa ATGGCAGTGATATTCAAGAATTTGATGCACAGGCTTGGTTTTGATAAATTTTACGTTCAAGGAGGAGATTGGGGAGCTCTTGTCACTTCTAACATGGCTGCTCTTTATCCAGAAAA GGTAATTGGTTTGCACACCAACATGTGTGCTGCACTTACACCAAAGGCGATGTTTTGGACGTTTATTGGCTCCTATTTCCCATCATTAGTAGGAGGTAGTGAAAATTATGAGCTATTCTATCCTCTCAGTAAAGTTTTACTATCCATGATTGAAGAATCTGGGTACTTCCATATACAGGCTACAAAGCCAGATACAGTAG GAGTTGGGCTAACATCTTCACCAGATGGTTTGGCagcatatatttttgaaaaattcagtACATGGacaaataaagaatataaacaCAGAAATGATGGTGGACTTTTAGAAAAATATACATTGGACGAACTTCTGGATAATGTAATGTTATACTGGGTTACCAGTAGTATTACCACAAGTGTTCGTCTTTATTCTGAGAACTTTAGTGCAGCATACCAAGCTTTGAAAATTGAACG ATTACCTGTGAAAGTTCCTACTGCTTGTGCAATTTTCCCCAATGAACTTTTAGCAACACCCAAGAGTCTTCTTGCAGACAGATTtcctaatttaattcaatataatattttgaaaagcgGAGGTCACTTTGCAGCCTTTGAAGAGCCCAAACTTCTGGCTGAAGATATTTTTAGTTTCGTGAAAAAACTAACAGAGTCTACAGGGAAATCCTCATAG
- the LOC100883525 gene encoding juvenile hormone epoxide hydrolase 1 isoform X2, whose product MEPSPLLSTYPDELPVPTLPETNWGPKKNVKDSTEIRPFKIDVPASVIGDLKYRLEHRRPYVEPLEDVAWTYGISTKYLNTVLDYWKNKYNWTERQALLNKYPQFKTIIQGLDIHFYHVRPTNLPKDKNLKVLPLLLLHGWPGSVVEFQKIIPMLTKPWPKHDFVFELVIPSLPGYGFSEGAVRPGMATAQMAVIFKNLMHRLGFDKFYVQGGDWGALVTSNMAALYPEKVIGLHTNMCAALTPKAMFWTFIGSYFPSLVGGSENYELFYPLSKVLLSMIEESGYFHIQATKPDTVGVGLTSSPDGLAAYIFEKFSTWTNKEYKHRNDGGLLEKYTLDELLDNVMLYWVTSSITTSVRLYSENFSAAYQALKIERLPVKVPTACAIFPNELLATPKSLLADRFPNLIQYNILKSGGHFAAFEEPKLLAEDIFSFVKKLTESTGKSS is encoded by the exons atggaACCGTCTCCGTTACTTTCCAC CTACCCGGATGAACTTCCAGTACCAACCTTACCAGAAACAAATTGGGGCCCGAAGAAGAATGTGAAAGATTCTACCGAAATTCGACCCTTTAAAATCGATGTACCCGCATCG GTCATCGGGGATCTAAAATATCGACTTGAACATAGAAGACCGTACGTTGAACCGTTAGAAGATGTAGCTTGGACTTACGGAATTTCCACGAAATATCTGAACACGGTACTTGATTACTGGAAAAACAAATATAACTGGACCGAGAGACAAGCATTGTTGAATAAGTATCCTCAGTTCAAAACAATTATCCAAG GTTTGGATATACACTTTTACCATGTTCGACCAACAAACCTTCCAAAggataaaaacttgaaagttttacCCTTATTGTTACTGCATGGATGGCCTGGATCTGTCgtcgaatttcaaaaaattataccTATGCTGACAAAACCATGGCCTAAACATGACTTTGTGTTCGAACTCGTTATACCGTCTCTACCTGGTTATGGATTCTCAGAAGGAGCTGTTCGACCAGGAATGGCCACTGCTCAa ATGGCAGTGATATTCAAGAATTTGATGCACAGGCTTGGTTTTGATAAATTTTACGTTCAAGGAGGAGATTGGGGAGCTCTTGTCACTTCTAACATGGCTGCTCTTTATCCAGAAAA GGTAATTGGTTTGCACACCAACATGTGTGCTGCACTTACACCAAAGGCGATGTTTTGGACGTTTATTGGCTCCTATTTCCCATCATTAGTAGGAGGTAGTGAAAATTATGAGCTATTCTATCCTCTCAGTAAAGTTTTACTATCCATGATTGAAGAATCTGGGTACTTCCATATACAGGCTACAAAGCCAGATACAGTAG GAGTTGGGCTAACATCTTCACCAGATGGTTTGGCagcatatatttttgaaaaattcagtACATGGacaaataaagaatataaacaCAGAAATGATGGTGGACTTTTAGAAAAATATACATTGGACGAACTTCTGGATAATGTAATGTTATACTGGGTTACCAGTAGTATTACCACAAGTGTTCGTCTTTATTCTGAGAACTTTAGTGCAGCATACCAAGCTTTGAAAATTGAACG ATTACCTGTGAAAGTTCCTACTGCTTGTGCAATTTTCCCCAATGAACTTTTAGCAACACCCAAGAGTCTTCTTGCAGACAGATTtcctaatttaattcaatataatattttgaaaagcgGAGGTCACTTTGCAGCCTTTGAAGAGCCCAAACTTCTGGCTGAAGATATTTTTAGTTTCGTGAAAAAACTAACAGAGTCTACAGGGAAATCCTCATAG
- the Trs23 gene encoding trafficking protein particle complex subunit 4-like protein Trs23, with protein MVIYGVYIVSKSGGLIFNHDHNVPRIENEKTFNYPLDVKLGYENKKMVVSFGQKDGINVGHVLTAVNGSPVVGRELENGKDIFELLEHPDNFPVSLRFTRARMTTNEKIFLASMFYPLFAIASQLSPEPHCSGIEILEADTFRLHCYQTLTGIKFIVVAEPSQSGIEILLKRVYELYADYALKNPFYSLEMPIRCELFESNLQTLLENVEKSGAGTI; from the exons ATGGTTATTTACGGTGTTTATATCGTATCAAAATCGGGTGGACTAATTTTTAATCATGATCATAATGTTCCACGAATAGAAAATGAAAAGACATTTAATTATCCGTTGGATGTAAAGTTAGGTTATGAAAACAAGAAAATGGTTGTATCGTTTGGTCAGAAGGATGGAATTAACG TGGGTCATGTTTTAACAGCGGTAAACGGCAGTCCTGTAGTAGGAAGAGAATTAGAAAATGGAAAAGATATATTTGAATTGCTTGAACATCCAGACAATTTTCCTGTGTCGCTTCGATTTACTCGTGCTAGAATGACAACCAATGAAAAGATTTTTCTAGCATCTATGTTTTATCCTTTATTTGCAATTGCTAGTCAATTAAGTCCTGAACCACATTGTTCTggaattgaaattttagaagcCGATACATTTAGATTGCATTGTTACCAAACATTAACTGGTATCAAATTCATCGTTGTTGCAGAACCTTCACAAAGTGGaatagaaattttattgaaaagggTATATGAATTATATGCAGATTATGCTTTAAAAAATCCTTTTTATTCATTGGAGATGCCAATTAGATGTGAACTATTCGAGTCTAATTTACAGACTTTGTTGGAAAATGTTGAAAAGTCTGGTGCTGGTACTATTTAA
- the LOC100883751 gene encoding gem-associated protein 6: MEESSHFSHKIYKSDPLSFKNYVGLQVNILTEDGTTSSGIVYTVDPVSESVVLLQGCQQNHLKIVFGHAIKNVEICTDKLYELPELFTTTPTNLSRSAIERRKNAVIKILRENRFGVKEENDIITVENILSIKPPYESINCVCANSIILGRIQNLLSCIEI, encoded by the exons ATGGAAGAAAGTTCACATTTCtctcataaaatttataaaagtgatcctttatcgtttaaaaattatgttggcttacaagtaaatattttgACAGAAGATGGAACCACAAGTTCAGGTATCGTGTATACAGTTGATCCCGTATCAGAGAG TGTCGTACTGCTACAGGGCTGCCAACAAAATCATTTAAAGATCGTTTTTGGCCATGCAATAAAAAACGTTGAAATTTGCACAGACAAATTGTACGAATTACCAGAATTATTTACGACTACACCAACAAATTTGTCTCGATCGGCTATAGAAAGACGAAAAAATGCCGTAATTAAAATACTTCGAGAAAATAGATTCGGtgtaaaagaagaaaatgaCATCATTACAGTTGAAAATATTCTTTCGATAAAACCACCATACGAATCTATCAATTGTGTTTGTGCTAATAGCATTATTTTGGGAAGAATTCAAAATCTTCTTTCTTGcattgaaatttaa
- the lace gene encoding serine palmitoyltransferase long chain base subunit isoform X3, translated as MAAQTTTRRRLNEHEEKMSSRNGLTSHENIVTNGHAGLQSNGRVQGYAPLYEHFEEFYLRYVYRRVRDCWNRPICSVPGATVTLKDRVTHDYGWTFQFTGTTTECINLGSYNYLGFAESNGKCADQSIEVLKKFGCSSCSSRLELGNMPIHDELEQLTARFLGVEDAIIFGMGFATNALNLPSFLTKGCLVLSDEKNHASLILGLRLSGATVRVFQHNDVKDLESRLKNAIVFGQPGSGEPWKKILIVVEGVYSMEGSIVHLPEIVELKKKYKAYLYLDEAHSTGALGKHGRGVCDYYGIDPREVDILMGTFTKSFGSAGGYIAGTKKLINHLRIYSHAHTYAAAMSPPVAQQIIASMKIICGEDGTDEGKKRTKQLARNTRYFRRRLNQIGVIIYGNEDSPVVPMLVYLFSKIGAVVRTLTTHNIAAVGVGFPATPLMEGRIRFCLSAAHTKQQLDYVLSRIESLADSLGLRYSRKISDPTPIEYYSDGETE; from the exons GGTTACGCGCCGCTTTACGAACATTTCGAAGAATTTTACCTCCGATATGTATATAGAAGGGTCAGAGATTGTTGGAATAGGCCAATATGCTCTGTTCCAGGTGCTACAGTTACGCTTAAGGATAGAGTGACGCACGATTATGGATGGACGTTTCA ATTTACAGGAACGACCACGGAATGCATCAATTTGGGATCGTACAATTATCTAGGTTTCGCCGAATCAAACGGCAAATGTGCCGATCAAAGTATCGAGGTTCTAAAAAAGTTTGGTTGTAGCAGTTGTAGTTCTCGTCTCGAGCTTG GAAATATGCCAATCCACGATGAATTGGAACAGTTAACAGCAAGATTTCTGGGCGTGGAAGATGCGATTATTTTTGGAATGGGCTTCGCAACGAATGCTCTTAATCTACCTTCGTTCCTAACTAAAGGATGTTTGGTGCTTAGCGATGAAAAAAATCATGCTTCGTTGATACTCGGATTGAGATTGTCCGGTGCTACCGTTAGAGTGTTTCAGCACAATG ATGTAAAAGATTTAGAGAGTCGTCTGAAAAACGCTATAGTTTTTGGTCAACCTGGATCTGGAGAACCTtggaagaaaatattaattgtcgtaGAAGGTGTCTATTCCATGGAaggttctatcgttcatttaccAGAGATTGTGGAACTCAAAAAAAAGTACAAA GCTTATCTTTATTTGGACGAGGCCCATAGCACCGGTGCTTTGGGCAAACATGGAAGAGGTGTTTGTGATTATTATGGAATTGATCCACGAGAAGTGGATATACTTATGGGAACTTTTACAAAAAGCTTCGGCTCTGCTGGTGGTTATATTGCTGGAACAAAA AAattaatcaatcatttaaggATATACAGTCACGCGCATACTTATGCAGCGGCCATGTCACCACCGGTAGCTCAACAAATCATTGCTTCGATGAAGATTATTTGTGGTGAAGATGGTACGGACGAAGGCAAAAAAAGAACGAAGCAATTAGCGAGAAATACAAGGTACTTTAGGCGTAGACTCAATCAAATTGGAGTCATCATTTATGGAAATGAAGATTCACCCGTTGTACCTATGTTAGTTTATTTGTTTTCTAAAATTGG CGCGGTTGTACGAACCTTGACGACACACAACATAGCAGCAGTTGGTGTTGGATTTCCAGCAACTCCGTTAATGGAAGGTAGAATACGGTTTTGTCTTTCTGCCGCGCATACTAAACAACAGTTAGATTAT GTATTGTCGCGTATCGAAAGTCTCGCAGATTCTTTGGGATTAAGATATTCTCGTAAAATTAGCGATCCAACTCCTATAGAATACTATTCTGATGGGGAAACCGAATGA
- the lace gene encoding serine palmitoyltransferase long chain base subunit isoform X1, producing the protein MAAQTTTRRRLNEHEEKMSSRNGLTSHENIVTNGHAGLQSNGRVQFTEKERKTEPVTSRSKESFERIPFITAALTHLGFYILMFLGFINQLFFTPKVAQEYNREGYAPLYEHFEEFYLRYVYRRVRDCWNRPICSVPGATVTLKDRVTHDYGWTFQFTGTTTECINLGSYNYLGFAESNGKCADQSIEVLKKFGCSSCSSRLELGNMPIHDELEQLTARFLGVEDAIIFGMGFATNALNLPSFLTKGCLVLSDEKNHASLILGLRLSGATVRVFQHNDVKDLESRLKNAIVFGQPGSGEPWKKILIVVEGVYSMEGSIVHLPEIVELKKKYKAYLYLDEAHSTGALGKHGRGVCDYYGIDPREVDILMGTFTKSFGSAGGYIAGTKKLINHLRIYSHAHTYAAAMSPPVAQQIIASMKIICGEDGTDEGKKRTKQLARNTRYFRRRLNQIGVIIYGNEDSPVVPMLVYLFSKIGAVVRTLTTHNIAAVGVGFPATPLMEGRIRFCLSAAHTKQQLDYVLSRIESLADSLGLRYSRKISDPTPIEYYSDGETE; encoded by the exons TTcacagagaaagaaagaaagacagAGCCGGTTACATCGAGGTCGAAGGAGTCGTTCGAGAGGATACCGTTCATCACAGCAGCACTGACCCACCTCGGCTTCTATATTCTTATGTTCCTCGGTTTTATAAACCAATTATTTTTCACGCCGAAAGTCGCACAAGAATACAATAGAGAG GGTTACGCGCCGCTTTACGAACATTTCGAAGAATTTTACCTCCGATATGTATATAGAAGGGTCAGAGATTGTTGGAATAGGCCAATATGCTCTGTTCCAGGTGCTACAGTTACGCTTAAGGATAGAGTGACGCACGATTATGGATGGACGTTTCA ATTTACAGGAACGACCACGGAATGCATCAATTTGGGATCGTACAATTATCTAGGTTTCGCCGAATCAAACGGCAAATGTGCCGATCAAAGTATCGAGGTTCTAAAAAAGTTTGGTTGTAGCAGTTGTAGTTCTCGTCTCGAGCTTG GAAATATGCCAATCCACGATGAATTGGAACAGTTAACAGCAAGATTTCTGGGCGTGGAAGATGCGATTATTTTTGGAATGGGCTTCGCAACGAATGCTCTTAATCTACCTTCGTTCCTAACTAAAGGATGTTTGGTGCTTAGCGATGAAAAAAATCATGCTTCGTTGATACTCGGATTGAGATTGTCCGGTGCTACCGTTAGAGTGTTTCAGCACAATG ATGTAAAAGATTTAGAGAGTCGTCTGAAAAACGCTATAGTTTTTGGTCAACCTGGATCTGGAGAACCTtggaagaaaatattaattgtcgtaGAAGGTGTCTATTCCATGGAaggttctatcgttcatttaccAGAGATTGTGGAACTCAAAAAAAAGTACAAA GCTTATCTTTATTTGGACGAGGCCCATAGCACCGGTGCTTTGGGCAAACATGGAAGAGGTGTTTGTGATTATTATGGAATTGATCCACGAGAAGTGGATATACTTATGGGAACTTTTACAAAAAGCTTCGGCTCTGCTGGTGGTTATATTGCTGGAACAAAA AAattaatcaatcatttaaggATATACAGTCACGCGCATACTTATGCAGCGGCCATGTCACCACCGGTAGCTCAACAAATCATTGCTTCGATGAAGATTATTTGTGGTGAAGATGGTACGGACGAAGGCAAAAAAAGAACGAAGCAATTAGCGAGAAATACAAGGTACTTTAGGCGTAGACTCAATCAAATTGGAGTCATCATTTATGGAAATGAAGATTCACCCGTTGTACCTATGTTAGTTTATTTGTTTTCTAAAATTGG CGCGGTTGTACGAACCTTGACGACACACAACATAGCAGCAGTTGGTGTTGGATTTCCAGCAACTCCGTTAATGGAAGGTAGAATACGGTTTTGTCTTTCTGCCGCGCATACTAAACAACAGTTAGATTAT GTATTGTCGCGTATCGAAAGTCTCGCAGATTCTTTGGGATTAAGATATTCTCGTAAAATTAGCGATCCAACTCCTATAGAATACTATTCTGATGGGGAAACCGAATGA
- the lace gene encoding serine palmitoyltransferase long chain base subunit isoform X2 produces the protein MAAQTTTRRRLNEHEEKMSSRNGLTSHENIVTNGHAGLQSNGRVQFTEKERKTEPVTSRSKESFERIPFITAALTHLGFYILMFLGFINQLFFTPKVAQEYNREGYAPLYEHFEEFYLRYVYRRVRDCWNRPICSVPGATVTLKDRVTHDYGWTFQFTGTTTECINLGSYNYLGFAESNGKCADQSIEVLKKFGCSSCSSRLELGNMPIHDELEQLTARFLGVEDAIIFGMGFATNALNLPSFLTKGCLVLSDEKNHASLILGLRLSGATVRVFQHNDVKDLESRLKNAIVFGQPGSGEPWKKILIVVEGVYSMEGSIVHLPEIVELKKKYKAYLYLDEAHSTGALGKHGRGVCDYYGIDPREVDILMGTFTKSFGSAGGYIAGTKKLINHLRIYSHAHTYAAAMSPPVAQQIIASMKIICGEDGTDEGKKRTKQLARNTRYFRRRLNQIGVIIYGNEDSPVVPIAVVRTLTTHNIAAVGVGFPATPLMEGRIRFCLSAAHTKQQLDYVLSRIESLADSLGLRYSRKISDPTPIEYYSDGETE, from the exons TTcacagagaaagaaagaaagacagAGCCGGTTACATCGAGGTCGAAGGAGTCGTTCGAGAGGATACCGTTCATCACAGCAGCACTGACCCACCTCGGCTTCTATATTCTTATGTTCCTCGGTTTTATAAACCAATTATTTTTCACGCCGAAAGTCGCACAAGAATACAATAGAGAG GGTTACGCGCCGCTTTACGAACATTTCGAAGAATTTTACCTCCGATATGTATATAGAAGGGTCAGAGATTGTTGGAATAGGCCAATATGCTCTGTTCCAGGTGCTACAGTTACGCTTAAGGATAGAGTGACGCACGATTATGGATGGACGTTTCA ATTTACAGGAACGACCACGGAATGCATCAATTTGGGATCGTACAATTATCTAGGTTTCGCCGAATCAAACGGCAAATGTGCCGATCAAAGTATCGAGGTTCTAAAAAAGTTTGGTTGTAGCAGTTGTAGTTCTCGTCTCGAGCTTG GAAATATGCCAATCCACGATGAATTGGAACAGTTAACAGCAAGATTTCTGGGCGTGGAAGATGCGATTATTTTTGGAATGGGCTTCGCAACGAATGCTCTTAATCTACCTTCGTTCCTAACTAAAGGATGTTTGGTGCTTAGCGATGAAAAAAATCATGCTTCGTTGATACTCGGATTGAGATTGTCCGGTGCTACCGTTAGAGTGTTTCAGCACAATG ATGTAAAAGATTTAGAGAGTCGTCTGAAAAACGCTATAGTTTTTGGTCAACCTGGATCTGGAGAACCTtggaagaaaatattaattgtcgtaGAAGGTGTCTATTCCATGGAaggttctatcgttcatttaccAGAGATTGTGGAACTCAAAAAAAAGTACAAA GCTTATCTTTATTTGGACGAGGCCCATAGCACCGGTGCTTTGGGCAAACATGGAAGAGGTGTTTGTGATTATTATGGAATTGATCCACGAGAAGTGGATATACTTATGGGAACTTTTACAAAAAGCTTCGGCTCTGCTGGTGGTTATATTGCTGGAACAAAA AAattaatcaatcatttaaggATATACAGTCACGCGCATACTTATGCAGCGGCCATGTCACCACCGGTAGCTCAACAAATCATTGCTTCGATGAAGATTATTTGTGGTGAAGATGGTACGGACGAAGGCAAAAAAAGAACGAAGCAATTAGCGAGAAATACAAGGTACTTTAGGCGTAGACTCAATCAAATTGGAGTCATCATTTATGGAAATGAAGATTCACCCGTTGTACCTAT CGCGGTTGTACGAACCTTGACGACACACAACATAGCAGCAGTTGGTGTTGGATTTCCAGCAACTCCGTTAATGGAAGGTAGAATACGGTTTTGTCTTTCTGCCGCGCATACTAAACAACAGTTAGATTAT GTATTGTCGCGTATCGAAAGTCTCGCAGATTCTTTGGGATTAAGATATTCTCGTAAAATTAGCGATCCAACTCCTATAGAATACTATTCTGATGGGGAAACCGAATGA